From Spiroplasma eriocheiris, the proteins below share one genomic window:
- a CDS encoding CRISPR-associated endonuclease Cas1, producing the protein MSWRTLIINKSKKINVKNNNICVTDEEGKEVMFAFSEINSIIFENNYTLVSCNLLAKICQYNIFAIFCDEIYEPRGLLLSLSNHFQPYVVFNMESSMDQSFKDKIWKLIIKKKIWNSSIVIENSTDFFEISENLKNGQKK; encoded by the coding sequence ATGTCTTGAAGAACATTAATAATTAATAAATCAAAAAAGATTAATGTTAAAAACAATAATATTTGTGTAACAGATGAAGAAGGAAAAGAAGTAATGTTTGCTTTTTCAGAAATTAATTCAATTATTTTTGAAAATAATTATACTTTGGTTTCCTGTAATCTTTTAGCTAAAATATGTCAGTATAATATATTTGCAATATTTTGTGATGAAATTTATGAACCACGAGGTTTATTACTTTCACTATCTAATCATTTTCAACCATATGTTGTATTTAATATGGAATCTAGTATGGATCAAAGTTTTAAAGATAAAATATGAAAATTAATTATAAAAAAGAAGATTTGAAATTCTTCAATAGTAATTGAAAACTCAACTGATTTTTTTGAAATTAGTGAGAATTTAAAAAATGGTCAGAAGAAGTAG